A genomic segment from bacterium encodes:
- a CDS encoding nucleotide disphospho-sugar-binding domain-containing protein, with translation MSKLKVLCIPFGPALSHVFHCLSVADALKKQGHQVVFATGKERCQFIKDTGYVVYPIAAVKKAEVEKAMGMNWYTKELVDQCVGDELHVINEYKPNVIINSFCPTPNISARIAKVPNVGIISSPFLKGILARSNRSEKEVFAEIMDGETILQKIGNVIKIKVLKTLLKTFNKKWTKPFNIVLEKYGLPKTESMFDLYLGDLNLVEGIPDFCPIENLPPSAYYVGCLEWGGLEKEIPDWLKELDHHYPVIYVTLGTRVKNKKKIYQKIIYAFQDAKYQVIISMGGGAETLQDLVPYPSHIRIEQFVPGPTMINASDIVIHHGGYGTVMETLRRGIPNLCIPFSPEQATAAQAIHNAECGLRLTPHVPFQFGFRNFTIEDLQKSVKEILNNPKYKQNAGGLQKNINQYSSEKKIVRYIEEFVEGWGNKN, from the coding sequence ATGAGTAAATTAAAGGTACTTTGTATACCTTTTGGTCCAGCATTATCTCATGTATTCCATTGTCTATCTGTAGCTGATGCTTTAAAGAAACAAGGACATCAAGTTGTATTTGCTACTGGAAAGGAACGCTGTCAATTTATTAAAGATACTGGGTATGTAGTTTATCCTATTGCAGCAGTGAAAAAAGCAGAAGTTGAAAAGGCAATGGGAATGAATTGGTACACAAAGGAACTTGTTGATCAGTGTGTAGGAGATGAACTGCATGTAATCAATGAATATAAACCCAATGTAATTATCAATAGTTTTTGCCCTACACCTAATATCTCGGCAAGGATAGCCAAGGTACCCAATGTTGGTATAATTAGTAGCCCATTTCTTAAAGGGATTTTAGCAAGAAGCAATAGATCAGAAAAAGAGGTGTTTGCTGAGATAATGGATGGCGAGACAATTCTTCAAAAAATAGGAAATGTTATAAAGATCAAAGTCTTAAAAACACTTCTAAAGACATTTAACAAAAAATGGACGAAGCCTTTTAATATTGTCTTAGAAAAATATGGACTACCGAAGACTGAAAGTATGTTTGATCTCTATCTTGGTGATTTAAATTTAGTAGAAGGGATTCCGGACTTTTGCCCGATAGAGAATTTACCTCCATCAGCATACTATGTTGGTTGTTTAGAATGGGGTGGCCTAGAGAAGGAAATTCCTGATTGGTTGAAAGAACTCGACCATCATTACCCAGTAATATATGTAACCTTGGGAACTAGAGTTAAGAATAAAAAAAAGATTTATCAAAAGATAATTTATGCCTTTCAAGATGCCAAATATCAAGTAATTATTAGTATGGGGGGAGGGGCTGAAACTCTACAAGATTTAGTACCTTACCCTTCTCATATTCGGATAGAGCAGTTTGTCCCAGGACCAACTATGATTAATGCTAGTGATATAGTGATTCATCATGGAGGTTATGGTACTGTCATGGAAACTTTAAGGAGGGGTATACCTAATCTTTGTATCCCTTTTTCTCCTGAGCAGGCAACTGCAGCTCAGGCTATCCATAATGCAGAATGTGGACTACGGTTGACTCCTCATGTACCATTTCAATTTGGATTTCGAAACTTTACCATAGAAGATTTACAGAAGTCTGTGAAAGAAATTCTAAATAACCCTAAGTATAAACAAAATGCAGGTGGTCTGCAGAAGAATATTAACCAATATAGTAGTGAAAAGAAGATAGTAAGGTATATTGAAGAATTTGTTGAAGGGTGGGGAAATAAGAATTAA
- a CDS encoding FtsX-like permease family protein → MIDIAWKNITKRKTRSILTIIGVAFCIQLMIILISITAHKSGEVHKMLSLIAGKVFIQAPASEKSEFPPLLSNLTIDTVQEILKKEYIDPAYSTPLLFKAIVPPQYPNEPPLVMVVGISPGKEKAYIQDLRRQEKMGILTGEAEIGDNSFIKGDEKIVILGSGAAKYYAKKGKISVGDKIVIRKKPFEVKGVLKETSVAIIDRAVLMPLSYAQRLFGWESLVSSVLVIKKSDIDNDDFIKMFKRDFPRLVIITEEKSKKNIEEALVGMHQFFNMTNNTAKGAAIIMILAMMIMGVNERIKEIGTLRAIGATRRTILVTILQESTILCFIAGIMGIILSYLVLQFVYHDTRVLNIKSAIESVVITVGIGIIGGLYPAIRAIKINPLEAIRYE, encoded by the coding sequence ATGATTGATATTGCTTGGAAAAATATTACGAAGAGAAAAACAAGATCGATTCTTACTATTATAGGTGTAGCTTTTTGTATTCAACTTATGATCATCCTTATATCTATCACAGCACACAAGAGTGGGGAAGTACATAAGATGTTATCCCTGATTGCCGGGAAAGTATTTATTCAAGCGCCTGCATCTGAAAAGAGTGAGTTCCCACCACTTTTGAGTAACCTTACTATTGATACTGTACAAGAGATATTAAAGAAAGAATATATTGATCCTGCTTATAGTACTCCTCTGCTATTCAAGGCTATTGTTCCACCCCAATATCCTAATGAACCACCATTAGTTATGGTAGTTGGTATATCTCCTGGTAAGGAAAAGGCGTATATTCAGGATTTAAGACGACAAGAAAAGATGGGAATACTCACAGGAGAGGCTGAGATAGGTGATAACTCTTTTATAAAAGGGGATGAAAAGATAGTTATCTTAGGTAGTGGTGCTGCTAAATACTATGCAAAGAAAGGGAAAATATCAGTGGGAGATAAAATAGTCATTAGGAAAAAGCCATTTGAAGTCAAAGGAGTTCTTAAAGAGACAAGTGTAGCAATTATTGACCGTGCTGTACTTATGCCGTTATCCTATGCTCAAAGACTCTTCGGTTGGGAATCTTTAGTCTCATCTGTATTGGTCATAAAAAAATCAGATATTGACAATGATGATTTTATTAAAATGTTTAAAAGAGACTTCCCCAGACTTGTTATAATTACAGAAGAAAAGAGTAAAAAAAACATTGAGGAAGCCTTAGTAGGGATGCACCAGTTTTTTAATATGACGAATAACACTGCTAAAGGGGCAGCTATAATAATGATTTTAGCAATGATGATAATGGGAGTAAATGAGAGGATAAAAGAGATAGGAACATTACGAGCAATAGGTGCAACAAGACGAACTATTCTTGTCACCATCCTACAAGAGTCTACTATTCTATGTTTTATAGCAGGAATTATGGGAATTATATTATCGTACCTTGTCTTACAATTTGTGTACCACGATACAAGGGTTCTTAATATTAAATCTGCCATAGAATCTGTTGTTATTACTGTTGGGATTGGGATTATTGGTGGATTGTACCCTGCTATCCGGGCAATCAAAATTAACCCATTGGAGGCGATTAGATATGAGTAA